AAGATGAACACAATCTTAACTAAAAGTTCATGTTATGCCTAAACTAAAGCAAGACATAAGTTAATGGCAATGCCTCCTAGTCCAATCAACACAGTTCTTAAAAAAGAAGCCTGTCATGAACTAAAAGTTGCGTATTTATGGTCCATCATATTTTGATAAACAAATAGACCACCAAGTTCTCAAATTTTAACATGTTCCCCAGTTCCCACTTCTCATCATAATCCCCGTCATCAATAGTAGTATCAACCTTCAGTGTTATATGAAGGAGAAACATTTTTAAACATCATAATAGGTTTGCTACTTATCTTATCTTTTTCAATTCATTACTCAGTTGACAAAATTTACCATTCACTTAAAAGTATGATACAAACTCCTTAcaattctctaaattcctatcttttgttTCAAAGTAACCACCATATATTCGGTATCTtactttattttatattatttttatttatttcttgtgtGGCTTTTCTGGGGTTTGGACGTGGGCCCAATAACATACCCTCAATCTATTAAATCTAAAGCCAACTGGGAAGAAGAATATAAACTGGAAGACCACAATCCAAATGAAAACAGAAAGTAAATACCAACCATGCCATCCATTGATGCTGAAGCCAACCGGGTGGCCATCCATTGGCACATTGATAATTCAGTGATTTCACTATCGTGCTTACCAACTAACAGGACCCCCTCAACCAGCCTATCAATAGGACATTGAAGAGGTTCCTCTGCCGAAAATGTTTTCCCCTTTCCAACTCTCAATATATCAACTTTCAGGATGTAATTTCCAATTGCAACAATCAAATTTTCCTGTAAAATAATTAGCTAATCAAATTGAATCACAATGATACAAGAAAATCCATAACCAGCAATGCAGTACAAACTCAAATGGTAATATAATTTGCAAGCTACAACTTACTTGTTTGTGAGGATGCCAACACAGCCTTGGATGAACTGCCTTTCCCACTCCTACTATTTGAATTGCAACAACAATTTTCCCAATAATTTGAGGCTTGTCATCCTCATCTGGGCCTTCATGAATCTTCCATATGAAAACCCGTCCATCAACACTTACACTggtgagaaagaaagaaagttgaattaaataaaactatTACTAAAAACAAAGTGGTAACAGAAAGACACTAATCTACCTGGCCAAAAGGTGAACATCCTCAGCAAAGAAAGCCATGTCAGTGACTCTCTGAAGATAAAAAAGAGTAAACATACttcagatataaatatatatatatatatatatatatagagagagagagagagatgaaacTAATCATATTCTGAAAGCTGCCATTGCTAACCAAAGTTCCACAATTTTAGGTTCCAAAGCAACAACAGCGTACAACTAATTAGTAATAACACCACTTGGGAGCTTAAACTCTCTCACCAAACCATAAAAAGCAACTAAAATCATTAAAGATCAATGCAACAATTACATGAAGTAAATTAATAAACCAGCAACAGTTTTACTTGTTTAGTAACACCATTCGCCTGACTTTAGTTGTGATTCAAAAATCAATCAAGAATAGAAGGTCTACAACACATAAAATGCCATTTTAAAAATCGAACTTTCGAAAATGTCAAAAAGCCGAACATTAGTGATTCAAAGACAACGTAATCAACCAACCTGAGTGTGGCCTCGAAGCAAAGCTCTCAAAGCAGTATTAATATCAAGAACCCTGATCGCACCGGGCTTCAGTCCGTAGCATATATAAGATCTATTCACCGCAATTTGACGGCCAACGACGAGGGTGGGATCAGACCCGTACTTGGTGATGGGAGTGACCTCCAGTTGAGGCTGCACCTCACCCTGCAACCTCACATCGATGTCATAAACAGCGCGGTCGCCGATCAAATGGCGTCCCTTGGGAAGTTTCCTGCTGGGCATTCTCATCGGAGGAGTAGGCGCCACCATAGCGTTACCGGGCGCTGCTGCTGCCGCCGCCGACGAAGACGAAGGAGAAGAATCAAAAGGAATGAACATCGGCGGGGGAGGCAAATCGAGATTGGAAGCGGATGGAGATTTTTGGGTGTTGTTCAATAGAGCCATCAAGCGAGCCCCGCTAGTAATATTGGGGGTAGGGGAAGAAGAAGGCGGAGGTGGAGAAGGGGCGGGGGAAGGCGCAGTGGATATGGCGGCGGCGTAGGAGATGGGTCCGGGGCTAGGAGGCTGCGGCATGTTGAGGTTGGGGAGGTGATGAAATGGGAGAGTGGAGGCGCCAGTGGGTGGAGGGTAAGAAGCAGGAGAAAGAGAAGGGATGGTGGTGGGGACAGGGAAGGTCGAACCGGGAGAGGGTTTGAAGAGCTGATGAATATCGAAGAGAGGCGGTGGCTGATGGTGGCTCTGGTTCTGATTATAGGTCAAGTTTGGATTTAGGTTGTTGTTAACCCCAGTGGGGGAAGCcatgaaagaaagaaaatgagtAAGAAAAAAGAGTTAACGAGTGATTTTCTTCTTAAGTATACAACTAAGTACAGCTATAATTGTTATTAAGAATAAGATATGTTTAGAATAGAAGAAGATATCCTCCAATAAAAAACAAATccaatccaatgatggatttTGGATTACACTTCTCCTTTTGGTATTATTCTTTCCTGGATTGAGATAATGAGATTTGAGAATTTGAATAAAAAATCCAAACTTTAGAAACTTGATTAATAAAAACCCAGTGGCGATGGCGAAGTCGTAATGGTAATAGAGTAGTAAAAAAGCAACAAACTTTTCTACTTTCTATGTGATGTAAATAAACCCTTTTCCTCTCTTTTCTCATCTTTGTCTCCCCATAGATGACCAAAAAAGTGGACACTGTTATTTCACAaactattaaataaataatcatttacaaaataattatgtaattcaCTTCTTCAAAATTTTCCTCTTGTATTTGGTTTTCGTTAGTATAATCCATATCATGTGTGTTACTTTAATATTTGATAGTTTAGGACTCTTACTTATAGATATCTTCAAAATACCAAATTATTTAGCAACTCGTTAAAATTAGGTAACTTCATAACTTAATGATACTACATGGAACTGATCTATAGTTTTTCCAAATTTATAATcattaatgaataaaaaaatgtagaaaataaaattaataaaaaatgagaagaatatatttttattcttaaAAGTAGCGAAGAACAAAAAGTGAGtgtataaatgtaaatatcatattttacaaactcaattagaaaaatatcatatttttattaaaaaaaacgcGAATAGAAAAATACAAAGATGGTCCCGTACTGATAATGGATAAATGTCATAAAAATATGCTCAGCGTATCAAGTATCAATATTCAATATAACCACTTTCTTTGATCCAAAAGAGAAGAGGATTCAATCAAATATGCGAAGGAATATTTTATTCGAAAAAGTAAAAATAGAGATGGTAATATCACAAGAGTGCTCTCTCACTGTCATGGGTCATGGATCATGGTCGTTGGGTGAGAAAAAGCCTTGTGTTGTTCCTGCTGATTCCGAACCATGATTCTCAATGCTTAAACGGTAAAGCTATGCATTGAAACCCCACACAACACATGCATGTGATAACCAGGCATTTCAGGACATAATCCTTTACCTGAGCTGGACACCAAGTAGCCAAGTACTACTACTCCTTTTACGGCAATCATATCACATCACACACAACACAACTTCAACATTATTGGTATTTAGCTATTTTGGGACATACATACTTATttatgatattttgatataaATTTTCAGTAGATAAAAGTTCAAAAGGCCCAAAATAAGCAAGAAAATGCAAAGGTTGCACTCGCACGCGCTCCCCAGTAATGTATATTCACAAGCTGCTGTGGTGATTCCATTTAAGTAAAACCACGGATGGATAAAACGAGTGTTGAATTTACAATCAAATAAATACAGAATAGACATCAAGAGAATGGTACAGCTTTGTCGTTTTTGCAAAAGCATTATAAAACAAGTCACAATGTTGTTCAGAcagaaaactaaaagaaaagagataaaGAATGAAAACGACACAGATAGGCATACTGTCTTTTAACGTAATCTATGAGATTTCAACTGCAACAGCCTCCGGCTTGAGAGGAGACCCCATCTCTGCCTCCGGAAGGTCCAGGGATTCCACCATACCCAACTTTTATTCCATAAGACTGTAAACAGGAAATAGAATGGATCATCAGACATAAAATCAAAAACTCGCAATTTTAAATTAGTAACCATTACCATCACCAATGTTGCATTAATGTACGTATATATAATGTTTAACCAGTCAACAATTTACAAAGGGGCATTCTATTTGCACCCCATATTTGATTAAGGCAccccatttttattaaaaattgatgtataatatatatatttttttaacttatactcatatttttctaatttctttttctttttcatattttaaaaaatacatataaataatatatattttaattatttaaataaaataaaaattaaaacaaaaaatatataaaatcttgTTAAACTAagagttttttctaaaaaattatacattatattttttttaaaataatgaaaacaagataaaataaaattattgaaattaacaaaaaaagaTATTAAAGAATgtgaaaaaaatattgagaaaaagtgttcaaaatgattttaaaaaattaattttttttaattaatgggaTTCTTATATATATTCTTGGTGCAAATATAATGACTATTTACAAATTGCACCAAGCAAGATACCAGAATTCCAAAATGTGTTCCAGAAGCAATAACTCCCAGACAAAAAGAAGGTCGCCGACATAATTGGCTGAGTGGAACATAACCCCACCAATATAATGAAAACAATAGTTtaaatggcaaaaaaaaaaatgatgaccTCATTTGACACGTCAAAGACTCCATCCTGGATCTTCTTGTATATGGTTCCAGCAGTCTTAATAAATGCCTGAACGAAAAAAGGTTAAGCATTTAGTGGTTTGACATGGTAAGAGCAATATATTGAATCACCAGAAGAAATGAACAGATGTTTGGTAAGACCCCGTGTCGATGCTCACCTCCTCGACATTCTGGGCAGTTTTAGCAGATGCTTCCATGAAGATTAATCCATGCTCCTTGGCAAACTGCTCCCCTTCCTCTGTGCTCACAGCCCTTCTATGAGCGAGATCACACTTATTGCCAATTAGCATTATTGTCATGTTTGCATTTGCATGTTGTCTCGCATCTTCCAGCCAACTAGCCAAGTGATTAAAAGTTTCCCTCCTAAAAGTAGAAACAAATCTTATATTAACTGGCTAAACGGTACAATTTGAAGATGGATTTAAACATGTAAACTAACACCACCCCATGAATGCATTACAAGACCCATTCAAGGCTTTATCTATATCTCGCTAATGTATGCGGCTTAGGTTTATGTCTACAGTCTGGCTTAGGACTGCATTTAGTAACATTAGCAAAGAAACTTCTAACGCCAAACCCATTAAAATTTAGGACTTACGACACCATACAACACAAAAAGTTGAAAATTAGAAAAGTCCGGAATATGCTTCAGTTGGTCGATTGCTCATTCTATTGAAATCACTTGCATTAAATCAAAGTGAGAAAACAAGAAGCTACAAACAACTTTAGCGATTAGCCATGGGCCAGAAACCAAGTCCAAAACCAAACATAAGCGGGACCACAGCAACAAATACATATTTTTATACTAGTTCTGAATCTTACAATATTATATTGGGAGATATAAAACTCTAGCAGTGTTAGCTAAGGTAGGTCTTTTCGAGAAAATAAAATCTACAGCTCATAGGAACTAACCATAGGCGTAACCATTCCGCCTCAATGAGTACAATATCATATATTTACATGTATTGATCAATGAATAGAATCATATATTCTGATACCTATAAAAGAGGAATGGTATAGAAATCCCACTATTTCACCTTGTGTATACTATTTTGACAAATTTCTTATTTTGCTACAACGTTTAAAGAGTTAACTTTGAGAaagggaagaaagaaaagaattaTGATACCTGGTGATATCATAAACAAGCAATGCCCCAGCTGCTCCTCTATAGTAGGACCTCGTAATAGATCTAAAGGATTCTTGACCAGCCTGGAAtataacacacatatatataggtAAGAATCTATCAGCATCTGAAACAGTAATGCATAAACACGTaacaaaaatgaaaagaagaacaaACCGTGTCCCAAATTTGGAGCTTGATAGGCTTATTGTCGATAGTGATCATCCTGGCACCGAACTCAACACCGATGGTTAAGTCGTGCACTGGCTGGAATCGCTTATCAGTAAACTGAAGAAGAAGGCATGATTTTCCAACTCCtgcaaaagcaaaaaaaaaataaaaaatccaaaATCATAATTGAATTCCCAAATCCCAAGTCCTCTCCtctaactataaaataaataaatggtttCGTAATCAAATTCCGATCAAATTAAATTATTAGGTAATCGCTTATTCGCTTCAGCCTTCAAACCACccgaaaattaaaattgaattaaaggaGGAGATAAGTTTCCAATAAGGATTACCAGTATCGCCGATGATGATGTACTTGAAGAGATAAGCGTACGACATGTTGTTCTAGAACTTCTTTTTTCTAGCTCGAGCTCTTTCTCGTTTTTCAAATCCCTCCTGTTTTTCTTTGATTGGATCGGCGCACAGAAAAATCAACTAGATCTCTTCTCTCTCCGAGTCAAATTACAGAAGGTCGAAATTATATAGGAAACTTAGAGCAGAAGGCTTGCGCGTGTGGTtgtctatatatttatgtatgtatatatatgtatctgTGTAAAATAGGAaaggagagagaaaagaaaggatCCAGAGAGATTTACAGAGAGATTTACAGGCATAAGAGAACAGTTACAGCGAAGCAATGTGCGAACTCTTCCATTTGTTTCTCGCTGTCACGTAACACCGTCTCAGGCCCATTACCTTACCGTTTCTTCTTATTGAGCCTCAATTTAACTGAGCCCACTTCAGTAATAATGAAATGTGACACCATTCTCTAATTATTGATATAGACAATATTTTATTAGTTGGTagtatcatttatatatatatatacacgataTAAACAATATCCAATATACACAaatacttaatttttattaaatttatattaatgtcatataaattttaaataaatattttattttaattaaattatttatttatttttgtttaagtttatgtttgttctacttTTGAATTTTGGAGTGAcaataaaagattatatatattatatgtttaatgtaatattaaatattatatgtggattttaaatttaagtttcttgttagtttttttttaaaaaataatttgttaataattgacagtagattatattatatgtttaatatgatattattctaataagtgagtttaagtttaattaaattttatttaagttataaaatgtatgattttattatttttaaataattatcatatctcaaaaatattttattttattttaatttgtttaattatttattatttttaaataattattattataaaatttctcaaaaatattatattttaatttgtttaattatttattatttttaaataattatcattataaaatatctcaaaaatattatattttaatttgtttaatcatttattatttttaaataattatcattgtaaaatatcttattttaattttttattttattttatgtaagtttaagtgtttacaaactatcgttaaatataattccgttaaaattaacattaaaaaaaataaaaaactgttaaaactaaaaatttatgttatctatacacttattatatagaaaagatatatATTAGAGTAATGAGATGTGTACCcgaaatatgcacccaaatattacACACTTTAAAAGAGCAGATCCCAactttaataaatgtgattagcTAGGCTAAACTGTCAGGTCCATATGTgtaatattttggtgcatattttgTTAATTATTCTATATATTATATCACTTAGCGACACTTATTTTTTTTGGGATAACTTGAAAAATACTCAGATTTAGGATTAGTTAACCAAAAATAGCTACTAATAACATTTAGTTGAATATTATCTACTTTTTTAATCATATTCTCCATATTACCCTTAAAATACTACTATAAGTCAAACGTAAAAATCTCAATTGCTATTTACTTCTATCTTTAAATAATTTTCTACCAGCTCCACTAGTTCAATATAAAATGAGAGGAATATAATAGGTATGTTAATGAAATATTGGGTATTAAGGTCAAAATCTAAAATAATGCGTGAAAATGAAAGAGGTTCCTTTAAATTAAGTACCACATCTAAtttctactattttttttatattataaaaaacACTAGTATTTTTATAGTTTACCAATTTAACTGCAGCATGTGGTTTACTAGTAAAGCATAAAATGTGCTACAAATCTGTAATTCTAAATTTAGTAGTACTTCAAAAGATATTTTAGTTTACCCTTTGTTGTAATTTAATACTGTTCCTAAATTATTTATTGCAACAACTCGGATTTCAGTATTAaactaatgaaaaaaaaaagtagtaaactaataaatataaataaacttTAAACAAAATATTGGGTTTCTGGAATATACTCTACACTTCGTCTTAGTTCTGTTATCTATTAGGAATAAATAACAATTATTGTTTGCATTTAATTTTTATTCTTTGCTTAATGAATAAGCAAGCAATGGTAATATACGTTTTGAACAATGACTAGACTAGAGACTAAATGCAATGGTAAGGCTGGTGCAAGTCATTAAAAtcgaattatttattatttaaaataaattatttatttaaagcaTTTATTCAATAGAAACAAAATAAATCAGTCAATTAGATGATCTAATATATTagatttataaaggtgcaaacgTGAACTGTTGTACATGATGCAACAACAGTTAATAAACAATACTCTTTATAGTTTACTTATCTAGATAAGAAGTATCGGAGAAAAATAAATACAGGGTTTTGGAtcggtattttttttattatttgtttggactatgtgttttgataaattattttttggactctatattttgtaaaatagttaaaatagaaccttaactcaattttgatgaaaaaaaaaattgaatataacaacacaatttttaagcagaatgattttatttttgttctgaattgttagtttggtaaattatttgtgattttaattgagaaaatattgatcaaaatcggttttaaggttttattttaacaattttataaaatacagggtctaaaaaataatttgtcaaaatacgggatccaaacaagtaatggaaaaaaatataaggtaaaaaaaaagtataaattcaaaaatatataCGGCTTTCAATAGCTGAGAGCCAATCATAGAAGGGCCCTCCAACTTAGAGATTGTACTTATACAAAACTACCCTTACTCTACTAGCTGATTATATTCATACCAGACATTACAATGATGAGAATGAATCTTCCATTATGCATTTTCAAATGAGTCAACTTTTCATCAATCATGTTAATTAGTTGAGAGGCCGTACAATACATTTTTTACTGCAACAGAGAGAGAACACCAAAGTAACTAGCTATCTATCTTGTGAGTCTCTGACCCTCTTTTATCACATGATCAAATCATCATATGGTCTTTCTTCACAAGTCATTTTTGGAAAAACCAAAACCATGTTCTTGTTTTTCTCTGAGTTTTCCTTACAGTTGAGGCTTTGCCTGGAAAAAATGAGAGGGTCTCAATAGTAAAGAGTGATGTCCCAGTTACTGGTTGTGCTTGGAATTGTTACTGTCAAAAGATTGTCTTCACTTCTGTACTTGAACTCCTCAGTAGTTTTAGAGTTTACTGAGCAAGACTTGGGCTTTATACTAGAGTATGCTCCAAACCTGCCAGGCCCTCTTCCCTTAATTTGTATTCCACAGTTAGAGGAATCACTGAAGAAGTCAACTTTCTCAACAGCTCCACCAGAGTTGTACATGTTTAGTAATCCAATAGCTGCAAATTGAATGTTCTTATTGTAAACCTGCAAAAAAGTAATCACGTTATGACATATAAGAACCTATTTAAAAAGTGTTGGTTTTACAGCTTAGAGTTGTAAGATAAGCCAACCTTAATAGGAGATACGGTAAGAACTTCACATTGTAGAACTTTCAAGGTGATGCTTAGAGATTCATCTTTCGGTACTCGAGATAGAGACCCTGAAGATGCAATCAAAACAGGTTGTTTATCATCAATTAGTCTATTCTTTCTTCTTTTTGACTAGAAGAGTGTGAGTTCCTATGTATGCTTTCTTACATATGAGATCTTGGAATGGCGAGTAAAAATACTTACCTGAGTTGAAGAAAAAGACTGCACAATCTCCAGTCCACTGTGTACCTGAAACTTCTTCAAAATACTCTATATCAGCAGGTGAGACTAGG
This genomic interval from Humulus lupulus chromosome 8, drHumLupu1.1, whole genome shotgun sequence contains the following:
- the LOC133794680 gene encoding ras-related protein RABB1c; the protein is MSYAYLFKYIIIGDTGVGKSCLLLQFTDKRFQPVHDLTIGVEFGARMITIDNKPIKLQIWDTAGQESFRSITRSYYRGAAGALLVYDITRRETFNHLASWLEDARQHANANMTIMLIGNKCDLAHRRAVSTEEGEQFAKEHGLIFMEASAKTAQNVEEAFIKTAGTIYKKIQDGVFDVSNESYGIKVGYGGIPGPSGGRDGVSSQAGGCCS